A window of Nicotiana tabacum cultivar K326 chromosome 24, ASM71507v2, whole genome shotgun sequence contains these coding sequences:
- the LOC107814921 gene encoding uncharacterized protein LOC107814921, with translation MAVKIGSSFSSVFTSPSSPFQSMKTRTVSARPRVFMWRFVPERLRNDKVVRSHHFVPEKLKVLRSSSRKQFSFFAAAEDQLADSELEEDDSEQESEHPGDEFVASDSSSNVQMEGAGGKPGVLSFYNRPYRREEEILMPAAEKNQNILLWFVGPAVLVASFIFPSLYLRRILSTIFEDSLLTDFLILFFTEALFYCGVAVFLLLIDRLRRPLELVSSERKIIPPLGYRISSIAVLALSLIIPMVTMGFVWPWTGPAASATLAPYLVGIVVQFAFEQYARYIDSPSWSVIPIIFQVYRLHQLNRAAQLVTALSLTVRGAEMTAQNLAINGSLSTLLNVLQFLGVICIWSLSSFIMRFFPSATMAEG, from the exons GTGAGTGCAAGACCAAGAGTGTTCATGTGGAGATTTGTTCCGGAACGTCTAAGAAATGATAAAG TTGTTAGGTCACACCACTTTGTGCCTGAAAAGCTAAAGGTGCTGAGAAGTTCCAGTAGGAAACAGTTCAGTTTCTTTGCCGCCGCAGAAGACCAGTTAGCCGACAGTGAGCTTGAGGAAGATGATTCCGAGCAAGAAAGTGAACATCCTGGTGATGAATTTGTTGCCTCTGACAGTAGTTCAAACGTCCAAATGGAAGGTGCTGGTGGTAAGCCTGGCGTACTATCGTTCTACAATCGTCCTTACAGAAGGGAGGAGGAAATCCTTATGCCTGCTGCTGAAAAGAACCAGAACATTCTACTGTGGTTTGTTGGTCCAGCTGTTCTTGTAGCCTCTTTCATCTTTCCCTCGCTTTACTTGCGCAGGATATTATCAACTATATTTGAGGACTCGTTGTTAACTG ATTTCCTCATCTTGTTCTTCACAGAGGCTCTCTTTTACTGTGGAGTAGCAGTGTTTCTTCTCCTAATAGATCGTCTAAGGAGACCGCTTGAGCTAGTATCTTCTGAAAGGAAAATTATCCCACCACTCGGTTATAGAATATCTTCAATTGCTGTACTGGCACTTAGTCTAATAATTCCAATGGTGACCATGGGGTTTGTTTGGCCATGGACTGGTCCTGCTGCTTCTGCTACTCTCGCCCCCTACCTTGTTGGTATAGTTGTTCAATTTGCTTTTGAGCAGTATGCAAGATATATTGACTCACCTTCATGGTCTGTTATCCCCATTATCTTTCAG GTCTACAGGTTGCATCAACTGAATAGGGCAGCGCAACTGGTAACAGCCCTTTCTTTGACAGTAAGAGGAGCAGAGATGACTGCccagaacttggcaataaatggCTCATTGAGCACACTTTTAAATGTCCTTCAATTCCTTGGGGTGATATGTATTTGGTCCCTTTCTAGCTTCATCATGAGATTTTTCCCATCTGCTACTATGGCTGAGGGGTAA